Genomic window (Paenibacillus sp. PK3_47):
TATCGTCTGTACCAAGTTTGGTAACATAGACACGTATATACTGAGCAATTACAGGAGATTCAAAAGTAAAGGTTTGAATAGAACCGTTGTTAACATACCCCGTGTAAGCCTGTCCTTGCACATCCGTCCAAGATTTAGCATCAGCACTGCTCTGTATTTTAAAATCAACAGGAAAACCCAGTTTAGCTCTTGGAGTTAATTGAATCCCACCAATCATTTGGATATCTCCTGAATCTACTATTATCCATTCTGTACTTGTCGATGGATAGCGTGCTATACTTGACCAACTTGTAGAAGCATTTTGATCAACTAATCTAGATGCTGGCCAATCACTTAGTGCAGAAGAAGTGGCAACAGTAGAGAATTGAACGTTAATATCAGCTAGTTGAAAGTAATAGCCTCCATTATCGTCTCTTCCCAACTTCGTGGCATAAATTCTTATGTATTTTGCAACTACCGAAGACCCAAATTCAAAAGTACGGATCGAACCATCATTAATATAATTGCTATAAGAATGGCCTGGAATATCGGTCCATGTTTCCGCATCTTCACTAGATTGTATTTTAAAATTAACCGGGAAAGACAGCTTACTCCGTGGGGTTACTTGAACTCCACTTACTATCCTACTTTTACCAAGATCAACAGCTACCCATTCCACATCGCTTTCATTCCCTCTATTCTTACTAGACCATACTGTATGAGCATTATTATCACTCAGTTTATATGGTTCCCACCCCTCTATACTGGATGATGTGAAAATAGGATTACCTGAAACAGGAAACTTGCGTTTAAGATTTCCATTTTTGTCATATAAATAATATATAACACTATTTTTTGAGCTCACAGTATAATCCAATCTATTGTTGCTTGGATCATAATGGTAAACCATACTAGTAGTATTACTAAAAGTTTCAGCATATATAGAGGTCGGTCCCAAAATAATAAACAATAATATGAAACAAACAATTTTATAATCCCTCATTCATATCCTCCTTTAAAAAATGCATGACTCTCCTATATCCCCCGTCCTAAACGATCTAGTTGTAACTGAAAGAGACTGAGTCTAGAAAAAACATTCCCGCCCCGTCTTCACCGGTCGATCTTATAAGAAAATATACAGTAGCAGATACAGCACTCGGCGGTATAGTACCTTGATTGGTGAGTAACTTAAATCCATTAGTAACTTCATTTAACTCTTTTATACTATTTGCTATATAAGAGCCATTAGCCGAATAAAAATCAATGTACATTTGTACTTTTGCTTGATAGAGCATACTGGCATTAATATTTCCAGCGATAGTATATGTTTTGTTTGGGAGAACGCGAAGAGATTGTGAAACTCCCACATACTCATTATTAGGAATCCATTGAGCAGCTACCTTCTGTGACTTCTTTCCATTCAAGACTTGCTGATTGTTTAATGCAGACTTAATATTAATTTTTTTAATCTGATTCCCATTTAAATCGTACTTGAATAAAGTGTTAAAAGGCTGTCCATTATGCATGAACTTCATACTGGTCAATCGTCCAGCTTGGGAATATTGACTCACTGTGTTGTACGTGACAGGAATATCTTCAACTAGTTGAATCTCACTCTCCGATCCCTGCTGCTGAATGACAGTCCAATTTTTGGGCTCTTCTGTCCCAATATTACTTACTTCAAAATCCGAATTACTGAGCAGGTTAGAGTTATAGCTAAAAATCATATCATCAATATAAATTACTGCAGCCCCATTGTTATTTGTTGCTCGAATAAGCGCATATAGACGAACGGTTTCAGCGTTGCGGGGAACCGTACCAGTGTTTGAAACCGTCGTATATCCGCCGTATGTTGTACTTGGTAATTCAACAATATTGGCACCCAGATAGGAGCCCTGTGACATAAAATCAGCGTATAGTTGAACCTTGGCATTACTTAAATTATCTATTTTAATCCTTCCGCTTATTGTGTATTTTTGGTTAGGTATAACTTTCAAAATTTGACTGACTCCCACTGCAGCATCTGCAGAAATATTGGATGCTTCTATTTTTTGCACATGATTTTTCTTTTCATCTCTAAATAATTGAGTTTTATAAGACCCATTACCGAAGCTTGGAATCCAGCCTTTAGCTAAGACTGAGGATCCTTGAGACTCGAAATTCCCGTTATTTATGTTATTCGCTTCTTCACTATATTTAAAATCAAGTGAGTCAACGAATACAGTTCCAGATCCATTGTTGCTTGTACTTCGAATTAAAACATAAACTACTGCATATGTTGTATCATTTGGAATAAGACCCGTACTCGAAAGAGTAATATATTCTCCGTTAGTTACAGTATGGTGTTCAATGATACTTGCCCCCGAATAACCGGTCGGAGTCATAAAATCGATATATAACTGAGCTTTCGCATTAATTAAAGAGTTAATTGATATTGCACCGTTCACTTGAAAGTGCTCTCCTGGTTCTACTTTTATTTTTTGAAGGATTCCTACGTATTGGTTATTTGGTAAAGATGACCCGGTAATCTTTTGGGCTCTATTTCCGCTCATTGTCGGTGAAGTAATCGAATCAAAAACAGGATTATAAGAAGTTGTATAATCCCAGTCATCTGATTTTGATAGAGGAGTGGTGGAAGTTTCAAAATCAGCATTGGCAATTAAATTTGTATCATTTGTATAGATGAATCTCACACTATCAGCAATAAAAGATCCTGATCCATTTGTTGAGGTTGAACGAATTAAACAGTGAATAGCTACCGATGTTGCATCATTAGGCACCTGTGCATTTCCGCCCAAGGTTATGTATTGCCCGGTTGAATGACTGGGTAATTCGAAGATAGTAGAGCTTAGATAAGCGTCCTCTTTATAAAAGTCGGCATATAACTGAACTTTGGCATTCGAAATACTCTCAATATAAAATCTTCCGCTTAATGAAAATGGTTCTCCAGGTGTTACAGTAAAATTTTGTTTGACCGCAGCTATTTGTCCTTCAGGTAGGTTACTAACAGTAATTTTTTGTGCTCGCAGACCTTCCGAAACAGGAGTCTGTATAACCTCAAATATCCCTGATCCCTGTCGCTCCCAATCAACAGCTACTTTCTCATTGCCCGCTTGATTTTCAAATCCGGGATTTGAGATCAAATTATTAGAGTTTGAGCTTGCCTGGATTTCATTTGGATACATGATAATTACTAATATACAGAGGGAAAATAATTGAACACCAAATCCAATGAATTTATTACGGTACATGCTCATTTCTCCTTCATTTGAAGTTCTGTTCACTTAAAATGGTGCCTGTGTGCCTTACTGAAATCAGAAAATCAAAACACACAAAAAGCCCATACATGCTTTAACATGATGGGCATTCGTAAGACTGACTACAGAACTAATTTATATTTCCTTCTTATGTATCCCCATTCACAATCATATGCTAACAATTCAAGTTTGAAAATGGTGGGAAATTGTCGAATTATAGGAAGTTTTGTATAACTCCGTCGAAATCAATGCAAAATATATAAAACTCTTGAAAAGCGCATAGTTGGATTGTAGAAAACTTGCTACCAATTATTATTTATTATTCTCACATCGTCTATATCCAAGTAAGCTCCGGGTGCTTCTCCTCCAACAGCAAAACGTATGATAATATCAGTTGTGTTCGGTAAGGTTACAAAATCCATATAATGATTATGCCACTGCCATTCTCCTTTACTTACCGAGGAATGATTTTCGTTAATATTATTGCCATGGCTGTCAATTTGGATCACGCTCATCTCGGCATGTCCACTTTGGTTTAACGTATAACGCATCGCTGCACTTAAAGAATATCTCACATTAGCAGCCACAGGTATGAGAGACGAATGGGCAAATTGATATGAGTTTGCATCCCCAGTCCCGCTAAATAACCTAAATATAGTTATGCCATCTGTATATCCGAGAGTGTCTGTAAGTTCTCTTTGTGCACTTGGATGAATACTAGTTCCATTCCTCCATGCCGTGGTCCAAAGGTCCGGTAGATTATCAATACTATTCTTCGTTTCAAAGCTGGCATTATCATTAACCTCTGCGGCACCGGCTAATTCCATATTCACTTCATCTAAATCCAGATAAGCCGATTCTTCACCGCCAACAGCAAATCTTATTGCAATTTGAATTGTATTAGGTTGAGTGGTAAACACCTTTGAATTTGTATTCCATGTCCAACCGCCATCCTTGTAAGTATTATGTATCTCATTAGTTGTTGTTCCATTTGCAGAAAACTCCAAAATGCTAAGATTGGTACTGCCTTTGGTCAAGTTATAGCGCATACTCGCTGAAAGCCTATAAGTGGCACCACCGGTAACCGGAACTTTATCAGACAAGACATACATATATGAAGATACATCGCCTACTCCACTATATAAACGATACTGATAGTTCCCTTTAACCCCTGGAGCATTGGAATCTCTTCTTGCATATGATCCTGAACTTGCTCCGTTTCTCCAGGCCGTCTCCCAAAGATCTGGCATACCATTGCTGTTCTGATCCTTCTCAAATCCACCGTTTCCGTTAAAGGAGATATTAGCACGTGTAGTTGAATTAGCTTGGAGCACATTCACGAAATTAACTTTATCCAGATCCAGTACTGCATTCTCTTCACCGCCCACTGCAAACCGTATTCGAATAGAGGTCGCTTTATCCAACGTAGTAAAGGTAATTGAATTCTTATTCCAATTGCCATCCCCAGATCTGAAGGTACGAGCCGATTCTAAAATCGCATTGTTACTGGCGTCTACTTGAATGACTGTTATCTCTGTAGCTCCTGTCAGAAGCAAGTATCTCATATAAGCTTGGATACGATAAGTAGCCTTACCACTTACCGGTATTGCATCTGATAAGACATACTGATAAGAACTTGGATCCTTTTTACCATTGGTCAAACGGTAAAACTTTAATCCATCAACCGAATAATCCGTTGATGTCGCATTCATTATGGCGGCACTTGGTGAGGAACTAGAACCGTTTCTCCACGCGGTCTCCCAAACATCCGGCAGGTTATTACCATTATCATCTTTTTCAAAACTATAGTTATCATTGACCGGGAAGGTACTTACTGCAAAGTTACGCCAAGCTTCCATGGTCGTTTTTCGACTTTTCAAATTACCGTTATTATCATAGGCATACGTAGTTCTAATTGCAGTGTCATGTTCAGTCTTAGTACTGAGGACTATTCGACCATTTGTATCGTATGTGTAAGTAAGCCATTCTGCAAAAACCTGATAAGGAAGCATAGTAAAAATCACTGCGGAAATCAATAATAATCTGAACAACCTATAATATCTTCTCATAATCACATGCACCTTTCATTTTCGAAAATAAACATAATTTGGAGTCAGAAGAAATACTTAATTCCTAAATGATCTTCCCTCTGCATATCCAAGTAGGAAAAAATTGAATTTAGATAACAGTCGGATTCATCATGCTACAGAAATACATCCGTTTTCCCACATCGTTGTAGTGCTGTTGCATTGGCTCAAAGCTAAGATCTCATATGGGTCACTCATGGATTATCAGATATAAATTCAATTGAGGTTTATATGGCTACTGAAATATCGTCTACATATACTATACCTTGCGCATTATTGCCAGTCCCATGCAAATGAAGATGAATTCGTGCAGAAACTGCATTAACTGGAGATGTGAGATTTCCCGAGAATGTTATCGATTCATTGGAAATATAAGAACCATTTTGTGCATAAAAGTCAATATACAACTGAATTTGGATCGGTATAACATGTTAACATTGACATAGCTTTCGATACTAAATGGTTTATTGGGTATAACAAGGATATTCTGAGAAATTCCTATGTAATTATTGTTAGGTATGTCCGTACTGAAATTATTTGATATCGGTAAAGATACTGAAAAAAATGTTCAAGTAACGATGGCCTATGATAGAGGAAATGGTCAATATTTCTCATCCTTGCAAATACAAAACATTCGCTGTCGTGGTGCAAAGGGATGACATTTAATTGAACTTTTACGACCACAATGAAGCTTCGGGTTATCGCCTATGCCAAATGCACGATGAAAAAGAGCTGCCGGAGCCTCTCTTTAACACTTGGTTATGAAAACAATCTTCAAAGAATAAGCAAAATTATAATGAGTGTAGCGAACGAACGACACCATTTGATTTCATTACCTAATCAGATTCCACTATAATAAGTATTGACTGTCTTTACTGCTTCAATATTTTAATATCATCTATTGAAATAGCCCCACCGTAATGCATCCCAAAGTTTAGAAAATAATCGCTATACGTTCCTGTTACAAACTCTACTTGTTTACTTCCTCTACTTCCAATCGCCTCATTCCATGTAGTCCAACCAACATCATTGTTTCCATCACCTGATAGTGTCCTTACAAAAAAGTCAAAATACCCTTTACTTGCAGGTGCATCTATTATTTTGTAATTGAAAGTCACGCTATAAGATGTATTTGGTTCTAGGTTGATTTTATTTGTATCCGAAATCATAAATACTGTCCAATCCACACTTTTTGCCCCAACTCCATATGCCGAATATGCCCCATTTACGACTTTGCTTGACTCTTTAGTTATGGATAATTCACCTATTAATGGAACATAACTGGTTGCCGTAATGTCTCCTTTTTCAAATCCTTCAAACTCTCTATGTATTTTCTTCACCAGATTTCCATTCCTATCATAATAGAAATCCACATATGAATTATCTTTAGAATAAATATAGTCTATTCGATTCTGGTCATAACTATATTTCAACTCCTGACTCTTGGTACTTTCTGCAAAAGCTAAATTCTCATTTGAGTCACAATTAGTAAAAAAAAATAACAAAATAACAATTGACCCCAGAAAAAAATCTTCCTAAGCTCCATGATCCTCACCCATCTCTCCTTTGTATTCAATATAATTTATTTGTCTTTATTGATTCAATCTAGTTGGACGTTTGCATAAACCAGCAACATAAATATACGGCAATAAGAACTGAACTGAGTGATGCAAAAAACCTATGTCCTACAAGAAATAAAACCAAGAAAAAGAATTGACTCATAACAGATTAACAACGCAATATAACATTATGGATCTGCTTTCACAAGCATATGCTATTAATTCGAATTTGAAAATGGATGTAATTTGTCGTAATTAAGGGATTTTTGTATAATCATACTGGCATTTGTCATTGAGAAAATTATTAAAATCCTCTACTATAAAATTATTACAGGCGTTAAAACAGGTTATAATAAAAGGAGCTATTAAGCAAAACACAAGCAATGCAAAATCTTCTTTCTCCATACTCTGCATAGTTGTGTCATGAAAGTATCGCTCTTTTTTTGTTATTTAGCAAATTCCTGCAACACATCTTACTTAATCATCTGATCCATTATTTCCAATCAACGACTACTTTTTCATATGTAACTCCCCCGCAGCTTCCGGATGAACACAATCTGCCCGATATGATACGCATTATGTGTCGTTACATTCCCCACGGCCTCCCACCACCGGCTGCCTTCAAGCCTTGGAATGCTATTCTGCAGTTTCTCTTCCGTAAGCACATCCTGCCACGTTAACAACACCTCCAGCAGCAGCTGCTGCAGTTCATGGAACGGCTTCGCCGAAGCTGCCCGGAACGTGCTGTCATTACTCTCCACCTTGGGAACAGCATCTATACTGCCCTGCAAAAACCGTGTCTGCCAAGTCTTATTCCAGTAGAGCAGATGATTCACAATCTCAGCGATGGAGTTACTCTCCCCATCCGCCTTCCAATTCGCTTCTTCCTCACTCAAGCCCTGCACAGCTTCAGTAAAGGGAACATACCAGCTGGCATCATTCGCATTTGCTAACAGTTGGTTAGCCAAAACATCTTTTGTGTGGAACAATGTTATACCACTCCATCCTATATTTTTTCCTAAATAAACCCTCTCATTAAAGCTTAGGTTATCACATTTCCGGAACAAATAAGCCGGATACTATAATTACATCCGATTTTTACCGCCACACAATATCCCCTTTACAAATTTTAACTTATGGTTTATTTTAACATTAAGTCATCATTAAACATTACACATTTCCCCTTAACTTTTAATATTCGCAAAACTACACACGGGAGGCTTCCATGGCACCACACTTAAACGATACCCTGCGAAAAAACATTACTTTTGCCTACAATGAAGCTCTGGAATTTGTCGTGTCCCTCGGCATGATTGCCTGTGAAGGGCAGCTGCTGGCGGTAGCGGAGGATTACAAGCTGGAGATGGACCCTATGGCTCTGGCCTACCATGAAGAAGCACGCACACGCCTGTCGCCGCATGCCTACCGTGAGCTTCAGTTCTTTTTTGGCTATAACTTTTTCCACAAAGCGCTGGATTTCGCCTTTTATGAATCGGTCTGTTCTTATGCTGAACCGCTGAGCGTGGAGATGTGGCTGGCCCGGCTGGAGGAAAGTCCTGCAGAAAAGACCGTGTCCGAAATGGTGTACGGGGTGTATCACGATCATCTGGATGAGCTGCTGCAGGGGCATGACTGGGAGGTTGCCAAACATGATATCCCGCTCCTCGCCGGGCTTGTAAGAAATACCGAGCCTCTGCAGGAGGTCGCTGCCGCGCAAGAGCCGCTGCTGGAATGCCTGAATTACCCGGAAGAATGCAAGCTGCGGTATATGCAGTTTCTGCGGCAGTTCCACAAGGATATATTCTCCCACTGGAGCGACGCGCTGCGTAACGAATCTGAGCAAGGCAGAGTCTACTATGAGCCGCTGTTCCAGGACAACCCGGAACGGTTCATCCGTGAGATCAACACCAATGATCCTGCCCAGTATGATATCCCCACCACTTTTCACATCAGCTTCATGTCACAGGTCGGCAATTACTTTCTTCATCTGTACAAAGATACCGGGGAGCTCGGCTGGGTTGTGTTTGGGATACATAATGAGCAGGCTTTTGGGCCTCCGGCTGCCCGGGAGAAGGTAGAACTGTTTTTGAAAGCCTTTTCCGATAAAAGAAGACTGGACTTTCTCCTCCTGCTCAAAAAACGTCCGCATTACGGACAGGAGATTGCAGCCGCACTTGGCATTACCCCGGCAGCAGTTAATTACCATGCCAACTTCCTGTTCTTCCTGGGCCTGATTGAGCTCAAACGGGAGGATCACCGGCTGTATTACCATCTTCACACAGACAAACTGGAGGAGCTGCTCTCCCTGACGTCCAAAGTGATGCTGGATGAGGGATATTAGCCCGGAGCATAATCCAACGTTATTTTAAATTAGGGAGGATCTCATGTGAAAAGATCAGCACAGCAGGAAGACGCGGCAACAGCCAGCGTTATTCCGTCTTCCGGCACGTTCATGCGTTTACTGAAGCTTGGCAAGCCTTATATCGACTGGTATGTGATGCTCTGTCTGCTCGCTGCAGTCATTTCACTGACTACGGTAGGTATGGCGGAATGTCTGCGGCGGATCATTAATGCGGCAACCAATCAGGATATGACCGGCCTTGCAGCGGCAGCTGTACTTGCCATAACGATCGCAGTGGCCGATGTAGCGGCCAGCTTTGTGAAGAACTATTTAACGGGTGTTCTGGAGTACAAATCGACTTCGAGATTGCAGATTGCACTGCTGGATAAGCTGCTGCATTCGCAGATTAAAGAGCTGGACCGCTATCACTCCGCCGATCTGATCAGCCGGATCAATGACTCCGCGCCTGCCGCCCAGCAGGGCATCAACAACAAAACAATCGAGCTCTTCAGCAATGTGATGCAAATATTGTTCCTGCTCACCTATCTCCTGTCGCTTCAATATGTCTTAACCATCGGTACGATTCTAATCTGCGCCCTCGTCCCTCTCGTCATGATTCCCTTCACTGCCCGCATGCGCGCGCTCCATCAGCAAAGACAGGAGGTTGAAACCGCCCAGCAGATGTTTATTCAGGATACGGTGCAGGGAGCCGAGGTCGTCCGCGCTTTCTCGCTGGCCCCTCAGCTGAACCGGAAATTCACTGAACGGGTGAACCAATTCTTCAAAATCCATCTTCCGGTCTCCCGGCTTGAAGCCGTGGGCTATAATCTGCCGTTCGCTGTCGTGCTCGGAGGATTGCTGTATCTGCTCTCCTACGGCGGGTATCTCGTTATTGATGGCCGGCTGGATGTGGGAGCTGTAGCAGCCTTTCTGATCTGTTTTGAACAGTTAACGAATCCGGTCTCGAAGCTGGCTAATCTTTGGACAGAACTCCAGTCCTCCCTGGCCCAGGGGAACCGGCTGTTCGAAATGCTCGACCTGAAGACGGAAGATGAAAGACAGGCTGGGGACACCCAGGACCTGAGACATGTTGAGCAGAGCGGGCTATCAGTGTTGACTATTACTTTTAACAACGTAAGTTTTAACTACAATAGGGATCCTGTCTTACAAAATATCTGCCTCACTATCGCCCCCGGCAAAGTCACGGCACTCGCCGGCCCCAGCGGCAGCGGCAAAAGCACGCTCCTGCATCTCCTGCTTGGAGAATATGAACCGGCGGAAGGCAGCATTGAATGCGGCGGCGTTCCGTTAAGCAGCATCCCTCCCCGGCTGTGGCGGGGCAGCTTGGCTTATGTATCCCAGGAGCCCTATCTCTTCTCGGGAACGCTATATGAGAATATCGCCTGGGGCAGATCCGGGGCCACCCATGAAGAAGTGATCAAGGCAGCACAAAAAGCCGGTATCCACGAATTCATCATGAGCACACCGCTGCAGTATGAGACCGCTATCGGTGAACGGGGCCTTACCTTGTCCGGAGGAGAGCGGCAGCGGTTGTCCATCGCCAGAGCTTTTATCCGGGAACCAAGGCTCCTGCTGCTGGACGAACCAACGGCCGCACTCGACAGCCACAACGAGCAGATTGTGCAGCATGCGCTGCAGGAGCTGATGCGCGACCGCACAACGATGGTCATTGCCCACAGATTATCGACGATCCGGGAGGCGGATCAGATATATTTTATGGAAGCGGGAACGGTTATGGAAGAAGGCACACATGAGAAACTCATGGCCATGGAGGGCAAATATTACACAATGGTTGAAGCCTCTGCCAAAAGTGAAGTTATACCAGCAGCAGCCGGGGAGGTAAGTCTATGAACGCCAAAAGTCAAAGCCGTCTGACACTGCTGGCTGCCCTGCGCCGGCTAATGACTTATTCCCGGGGTTACCGGTTCATGTTCATTGCGGCCATCCTTCTACTCTCTGCCAGGCTGGTGTTGGATGTCGGTTTTGCAGCGGTTCAGCAGATGTTCATCGATACCATTAACAGCGCCAATATGGCATCACTTACACGTTTGACGGTTATTTGTGCTACTGCCTGTACGCTGATTATCCTCTGTCTCATGCTGCAGCATTATTTCCGCTTTGTGGTGCAGAGCAGGATATCCTGGGATCTGCGCGCGGCAATGTTTGACAAGACTCACCGCATGCCCTTCCGCCAGCTGCAGTCCATGCATTCCGGAGATTTGACCTCACGCAACAACAAGGATGCGGGCGCAGCCTCCGGCATGATTAACAGCATTGTATATGATTTGAATTACAATCTGATTCTGTGTTTCGTTTCATTTCTCTATCTGGCCAAAATGGATGTCTGGATCGCACTGCTCGCCCTTGGCTCAGGTCCTCTCGTGTTTCTCTCCGGCCGGTTCTTTGACCGCAGATTGCGTAAATTATCTTCTGAAATCTATGCCAAAGAGTCGGAGCTCCGGGGCCTTCTCCAGGAGACGCTTCAGGGCCTGAAGATTGTGCGGGCCTTCTCTCTGGAAGAGACACTTCTCCGGAAATACACGGTGGAACGCGGGAAGCTTAATGTCATGCAGCACCGTAGAACACTCTTGAATACGCTGCTGTGGCACACCTCTGCGCTTGTGAACAATCTGGTAATGGTATCTTGTGCCGCTCTGATTGCCTTGTCTGCGCTAAAAGGCGGCACAACCGCCGGAGAAGTGCTTGCTTTTATCATTCTGATGGGGCGTGTCCAGTGGCCCTTTGTGCATATGTCCCAGACTTGGGGCGGGGTCCAGGAGGCGCTGGGGGCAGCAGACCGTGTATTTGAGGTATTGGATGGTCCTGCCGAGGGCTCGTATCCGACCCCGGTCATACCGCTCCATGCTTCTGACAGCTCAGACGAATCTGCCGCACTAACGGTACAGGACCTTCATTACAGCTATTCTTCTGCACAAAATAACGGCAGCCCGCTGTTCACCGGCGTGAACCTCCGGGTCCGTCATGGCGAAACTGTCGCTGTGGTCGGTCCAAGCGGCTCCGGCAAAACAACACTTGCCCGCTTATGCTGCGGATTATATCCGCCTGATGACGGCAGTATTGCCATTTACGGTAACCATGTTCAGAACAATCTCGAAAAAGCCCGGAGGCTGATCACCTATGTCCCCCAGAATCCCTATCTGTTCTCAGGAACAGTCAGAGACAATATTGCCTTCAGCGCAAGTGAAGCAAGCGACGAAGAAATTCAGGAAGCTGCCCGTCTGGCCGGCGCCGATGAATTTATTGCGCGAATGCCGGACGGTTATGACACGGTCATAGGTGAACATGGTTCAACCTTATCCGGCGGGCAGCGGCAGCGGATCGCGATTGCCCGGGCTTTTCTAAGGAATGCACCACTCCTGCTGCTGGATGAAGCCACGTCTGCACTCGATAATGAATCGGAGCGGATGATCCAGCAGTCGCTTGATTTGCTGATGCAGAACCGGACCACGCTGGTCATCGCCCACCGGTTGTCCACGGTGCGTGAAGCTTCCAGAATTATTGTGCTGGATCAGGGAAGGATTGTGGAGGAAGGCACTCATGAGGAATTATTGGCGCAGAAAGGGCTTTACTCTGAACTGTATCATATACAATTCAAGGCATCTGATGCGGAAAGCGGTGAACGGAAAGAGTGCTCGGCTACACAGCCTGCTTGACCTACCATTAACAGCTGATAAGTAGCCCATTGTATGCGAAAAACCAAGTATATTGGCCCACTGAGAAGAGAAGTGAACCCCTTGTATGCGAAAAACCGAGTACAAGGGGCCACTGCGATGGGAACCGAGTTCAATGTACTCGAAAAACCGAGTACATTGGGCCACCGAGAAGGGAAACAAGCCCTTGTACACGAAAAACCGAGTACATTAAGCCACTGCGACGGGAACCGAGCCTATTGTACACGAAAAAACGAGTACATTGGGCTACTGCGATGGGAAACGAACCTATTGTACACGAAAAAACGAGTACATTGGGCTA
Coding sequences:
- a CDS encoding ABC transporter ATP-binding protein, with protein sequence MNAKSQSRLTLLAALRRLMTYSRGYRFMFIAAILLLSARLVLDVGFAAVQQMFIDTINSANMASLTRLTVICATACTLIILCLMLQHYFRFVVQSRISWDLRAAMFDKTHRMPFRQLQSMHSGDLTSRNNKDAGAASGMINSIVYDLNYNLILCFVSFLYLAKMDVWIALLALGSGPLVFLSGRFFDRRLRKLSSEIYAKESELRGLLQETLQGLKIVRAFSLEETLLRKYTVERGKLNVMQHRRTLLNTLLWHTSALVNNLVMVSCAALIALSALKGGTTAGEVLAFIILMGRVQWPFVHMSQTWGGVQEALGAADRVFEVLDGPAEGSYPTPVIPLHASDSSDESAALTVQDLHYSYSSAQNNGSPLFTGVNLRVRHGETVAVVGPSGSGKTTLARLCCGLYPPDDGSIAIYGNHVQNNLEKARRLITYVPQNPYLFSGTVRDNIAFSASEASDEEIQEAARLAGADEFIARMPDGYDTVIGEHGSTLSGGQRQRIAIARAFLRNAPLLLLDEATSALDNESERMIQQSLDLLMQNRTTLVIAHRLSTVREASRIIVLDQGRIVEEGTHEELLAQKGLYSELYHIQFKASDAESGERKECSATQPA